The DNA window TTATTTGGGATGGCGTCTTTCTCAGCTTGATTATTCTTTGTAGAACTTAGGAGCACAGAACCCTCACATCCCTGGAAAGCATAACTTGTTAGGATATGAAATTGTGTGGTTTCCTAAACAAGATGAAAACGCTTGATTTCCAAGTGCTTTTGTGGCAAGGTAACattgagatgatgatgatgatatcagaTACATACTGTGTAAATTGCATACTAGTACTTCAGCTTAAAAGCTTACCCTGATAAAGCAATCATGGAAATGCATTCGTAGCAGAGGAGCAGCAAGGGTTCGGTCCCTAGAGACGTAACGATAAAGAGTTTGATGGACTATAAGCTCTGCATCAGGACATGCTCTCTGGTAGAATCCGAGTTGCAGCCCCCCTGCATTAGTGAGGCCTGCAAGCAAAAAGGCGAAAACGAGTTGAAGAAAGCAGACCGCGAAAAGCTTTTGAATAGCCATTTTCCCTTGAGTGAAGTTTTAAAGCTGTACTTCAAGGATGAGATGGTTTGGAACACAAGTGCTGGCATTTTATAGTTGAGCTAAGGTCTTTGACAGTGTCTTTGCACGAACTGTCATTTGATTAGTTACGAATTGTTGGTGTTTATATGAAAAAGTCAACAATTTAAGAGCTGACCCACAACAAATTAATAACTAATCAAATGAcagtttgattaatattttacattgctAAATAATGCttatatataagagaaaaaaattgaaaaacattagcAAACTTGCAAAGAAAAACTATCGAAACctctaaaatatgttttctgaactccaaacaaatttgaaagtttttttgggAGGGGAAgtattgtgtttaataaaaagttCAAGCACATCGAAATGGAAGAATTTACGTTAGAATGAGTCGAGTTCATATCAAAACATGCCCAGAAAATAATAGTTAACAGAATCTTAGCCTACACTCAAccgtttaaattatatatagctcAACTTGCATTAAACATTCTCCCATTGGCTACCCACCAAAAATAATTTGGCAAAGCAGACAAGCATAGATTATAGATACTGCTGTGTGACCATTCAGGATATTATAATAACCAAACTCTCAAGAACAAAGGCCTAATCACGAAACGAAATATTATATGTGAATGCTAGGTTTAAAGCATGCTGTTCACGACTTTCTGCCAAGTATACATTGCCATGACTTGTTctgattttctctcttgttgACCTTATGAAAGAACGAGGTTTCAAGAATGATTTTATAGTATTCTTTAACATACCATTTCAAGTTTTCTGAGTTCTGCCGCTACAAATGCCGCAGTGAAATCTGAATctgaatttttaattacttgattgTGAAGAACCATTTTAGATTATATTTACAACATTGAATataattgggattttttttattgattctagGAGTTGGCAGGTATCGTACTATCGAACATAGCcgttttaataataaatgaatatttattgaTTAAGCATTATTGTATTAACTGGAACTGGTCGTGCAATATTCTTAATACCCGCCCAGACACATGATACTTTACAAGACCATGTCTTCTGCTAGTTTCGAAGAAACCATATACGTGAAAAATACGTGCATCGACCATCCTCAGATTCTTTAGCTGAACCAATAACTTATGTTGGCCTTTGAAGACAGAAGAAACACATAAGACTTTGCATCATGCGTGTGTAATAAGCAGGATTCACTCTATGCTTttgttacaaagaaaaaaactgctCAATAATTAACTGTCACACAGTGCATGGAAACCCACCAGGGAATTCTGATCAGTTCCCACCCTTCTATAAAACTGAAGAGATTATAGAGCCTTGAATAACTCAGAATACAAGGATTTCAGCTGATTAAGAATGCAGACAACATCAAACAGCAAGACGAACGGCTTGATGTGAAAGTGGCTGCCAAAAATGGCGAAGATTATGCATTTCATATTACGAAGAAACTTGGCTGGCACCCTTCTTGATTTCGACCTAACTAGCATGGGCTTTTTACATGCGCTTTGTTTCTGTGTTGCGTGCTGACAATGGCAAGCAAATTGTTCTTACTCTTTCTGGGATCTAATATTTAGACCTTGAAACCAAAGAATAGTGGTGCAagctataaaacaaattaagggaACTCAGATCACACTTTATTCCTGTATAGTTCCATCATAACAGAAAATTTAAATGACTTCCTGCTCACAATGACAGGAATCTCTTTaatcacatataaaatatttaaagaaaatatacagAAAATTAAAGTCATGATATGATTCTCCTTCTATAGACAAATAAGTAGAGGCATTTGGGTAATGAGATTTTACGAGGAGCACATATAAAAATGTTCTTCCAGATTGAATACTTGCTGCAAACTTAGGTAAATTTCTGTGAAGATGTTGGGTATGTTCATGGGAGTTGCAGTCTGCCCAAGCATGCATATATTCATGGCCTAGCCAAAAGAGTGAAAGAAACTGTAGCAGGTATTAAAATACTATGAAGGTAGTGGATGTTTATATTCgtatgaagaaaatattgaataaatcaCAAGAAATAACATGAAGGCAAAACCTCAAATTATGAAGTACATCCTGCAACTAATTGGGTTGCAAATGTGGgggaaaataaatgaaacaaatacaaatgaaatcACACGTGCATTTCAGGAAATCAATAGAAGATCGATTTAATTCACAACAGCACAATGTTTCCTGATTTCGCCTTGTTCGCCGGTCAGGACTCCAATGTAACCCATTTTCACCATGGATTCAGCAAAATCTTGTGCAAAAGTGGATCCCTGTGTCATTGACTGAAATTTGACATAGCCTCTTGTTTCAGCATCGTCAAGAAGAGCTGCATCAGATCGGAATAGCCCTCTTCTTTTAGCTACAATGTTGTAGTAATCTTCGTCGAAAGACTTGAAGCTACCAGGGTCCATCTCAACGACTGTGTTGGAGTTTCCAGGCTTACATTTATTCTTCAGTTGAGCAGCGTATCTTGGGTCCAATGAAGGGTCAGTATCTCCCTTGCCTGTGAAATTGTACAACCTGTTCGAGATTATGGTACAGTGTCCAATTCCTATGGTGTGTCCTCCTGTCACCAAAACATATTCCAAGTAAATACGCTGATATTTTGCTTAATAGATAGCTTTTTTTGTTACGAAAACTACCTGATAAAACTGCAAGGTCCTTTACACTTAAACCCGTTGCAGCAAATTGTTGTTTCAGGACAGTTATGTTGGCAAAAGGAGATGGTAAATTGAATAAAGCCTCGTTGGCAATCGACACCCTTCCGTCTCTGCGTCCTGTGGGAACATCCCAACGTGGTCCGCCAATCTGAATGGAAAAACTGGTTAAGCATCGGCATAATGATCCAGTTAATCAGTGGTGATAAATTGTGTTGGTAAATTTGATACCATTAGAACCGCGTCACGAGCAACCAAGGCCAAGATATCGGCACAGGAAACCACACCAGGACACTTCTTTTCTAGTGCTGATTTTACAGCATCAATGACATTGAACCCTCTTAAGGTTTTATTTGGGATGGCGTCTTTCTCAGCTTGATTATTCTTTGTAGAACTTAGGAGCACAGAACCCTCACATCCCTGGAAAGCATAACTTGTTAGGATATGAAATTGTGTGGTTTCCTAAACAAGATGAAAACGCTTGATTTCCAAGTGCTTTTGTGGCAAGGTAACattgagatgatgatgatgatatcagaTACATACTGTGTAAATTGCATACTAGTACTTCAGCTTAAAAGCTTACCCTGATAAAGCAATCATGGAAATGCATTCGTAGCAGAGGAGCAGCAAGGGTTCGGTCCCTAGAGACGTAACGATAAAGAGTTTGATGGACTATAAGCTCTGCATCAGGACATGCTCTCTGGTAGAATCCGAGTTGCAGCCCCCCTGCATTAGTGAGGCCTGCAAGCAAAAAGGCGAAAACGAGTTGAAGAAAGCAGACCGCGAAAAGCTTTTGAATAGCCATTTTCCCTTGAGTGAAGTTTTAAAGCTGTACTTCAAGGATGAGATGGTTTGGAACACAAGTGCTGGCATTTTATAGTTGAGCTAAGGTCTTTGACAGTGTCTTTGCACGAACTGTCATTTGATTAGTTACGAATTGTTGGTGTTTATATGAAAAAGTCAACAATTTAAGAGCTGACCCACAACAAATTAATAACTAATCAAATGAcagtttgattaatattttacattgctAAATAATGCttatatataagagaaaaaaattgaaaaacattagcAAACTTGCAAAGAAAAACTATCGAAACctctaaaatatgttttctgaactccaaacaaatttgaaagtttttttgggAGGGGAAgtattgtgtttaataaaaagttCAAGCACATCGAAATGGAAGAATTTACGTTAGAATGAGTCGAGTTCATATCAAAACATGCCCAGAAAATAATAGTTAACAGAATCTTAGCCTACACTCAAccgtttaaattatatatagctcAACTTGCATTAAACATTCTCCCATTGGCTACCCACCAAAAATAATTTGGCAAAGCAGACAAGCATAGATTATAGATACTGCTGTGTGACCATTCAGGATATTATAATAACCAAACTCTCAAGAACAAAGGCCTAATCACGAAACGAAATATTATATGTGAATGCTAGGTTTAAAGCATGCTGTTCACGACTTTCTGCCAAGTATACATTGCCATGACTTGTTctgattttctctcttgttgACCTTATGAAAGAACGAGGTTTCAAGAATGATTTTATAGTATTCTTTAACATACCATTTCAAGTTTTCTGAGTTCTGCCGCTACAAATGCCGCAGTGAAATCTGAATctgaatttttaattacttgattgTGAAGAACCATTTTAGATTATATTTACAACATTGAATataattgggattttttttattgattctagGAGTTGGCAGGTATCGTACTATCGAACATAGCcgttttaataataaatgaatatttattgaTTAAGCATTATTGTATTAACTGGAACTGGTCGTGCAATATTCTTAATACCCGCCCAGACACATGATACTTTACAAGACCATGTCTTCTGCTAGTTTCGAAGAAACCATATACGTGAAAAATACGTGCATCGACCATCCTCAGATTCTTTAGCTGAACCAATAACTTATGTTGGCCTTTGAAGACAGAAGAAACACATAAGACTTTGCATCATGCGTGTGTAATAAGCAGGATTCACTCTATGCTTttgttacaaagaaaaaaaactgctcAATAATTAACTGTCACACAGTGCATGGAAACCCACCAGGGAATTCTGATCAGTTCCCACCCTTCTATAAAACTGAAGAGATTATAGAGCCTTGAATAACTCAGAATACAAGGATTTCAGCTGATTAAGAATGCAGACAACATCAAACAGCAAGACGAACGGCTTGATGTGAAAGTGGCTGCCAAAAATGGCGAAGATTATGCATTTCATATTACGAAGAAACTTGGCTGGCACCCTTCTTGATTTCGACCTAACTAGCATGGGCTTTTTACATGCGCTTTGTTTCTGTGTTGCGTGCTGACAATGGCAAGCAAATTGTTCTTACTCTTTCTGGGATCTAATATTTAGACCTTGAAACCAAAGAATAGTGGTGCAagctataaaacaaattaagggaACTCAGATCACACTTTATTCCTGTATAGTTCCATCATAACAGAAAATTTAAATGACTTCCTGCTCACAATGACAGGAATCTCTTTaatcacatataaaatatttaaagaaaatatacagAAAATTAAAGTCATGATATGATTCTCCTTCTATAGACAAATAAGTAGAGGCATTTGGGTAATGAGATTTTACGAGGAGCACATATAAAAATGTTCTTCCAGATTGAATACTTGCTGCAAACTTAGGTAAATTTCTGTGAAGATGTTGGGTATGTTCATGGGAGTTGCAGTCTGCCCAAGCATGCATATATTCATGGCCTAGCCAAAAGAGTGAAAGAAACTGTAGCAGGTATTAAAATACTATGAAGGTAGTGGATGTTTATATTCgtatgaagaaaatattgaataaatcaCAAGAAATAACATGAAGGCAAAACCTCAAATTATGAAGTACATCCTGCAACTAATTGGGTTGCAAATGTGGgggaaaataaatgaaacaaatacaaatgaaatcACACGTGCATTTCAGGAAATCAATAGAAGATCGATTTAATTCACAACAGCACAATGTTTCCTGATTTCGCCTTGTTCGCCGGTCAGGACTCCAATGTAACCCATTTTCACCATGGATTCAGCAAAATCTTGTGCAAAAGTGGATCCCTGTGTCATTGACTGAAATTTGACATAGCCTCTTGTTTCAGCATCGTCAAGAAGAGCTGCATCAGATCGGAATAGCCCTCTTCTTTTAGCTACAATGTTGTAGTAATCTTCGTCGAAAGACTTGAAGCTACCAGGGTCCATCTCAACGACTGTGTTGGAGTTTCCAGGCTTACATTTATTCTTCAGTTGAGCAGCGTATCTTGGGTCCAATGAAGGGTCAGTATCTCCCTTGCCTGTGAAATTGTACAACCTGTTCGAGATTATGGTACAGTGTCCAATTCCTATGGTGTGTCCTCCTGTCACCAAAACATATTCCAAGTAAATACGCTGATATTTTGCTTAATAGATAGCTTTTTTTGTTACGAAAACTACCTGATAAAACTGCAAGGTCCTTTACACTTAAACCCGTTGCAGCAAATTGTTGTTTCAGGACAGTTATGTTGGCAAAAGGAGATGGTAAATTGAATAAAGCCTCGTTGGCAATCGACACCCTTCCGTCTCTGCGTCCTGTGGGAACATCCCAACGTGGTCCGCCAATCTGAATGGAAAAACTGGTTAAGCATCGGCATAATGATCCAGTTAATCAGTGGTGATAAATTGTGTTGGTAAATTTGATACCATTAGAACCGCGTCACGAGCAACCAAGGCCAAGATATCGGCACAGGAAACCACACCAGGACACTTCTTTTCTAGTGCTGATTTTACAGCATCAATGACATTGAACCCTCTTAAGGTTTTATTTGGGATGGCGTCTTTCTCAGCTTGATTATTCTTTGTAGAACTTAGGAGCACAGAACCCTCACATCCCTGGAAAGCATAACTTGTTAGGATATGAAATTGTGTGGTTTCCTAAACAAGATGAAAACGCTTGATTTCCAAGTGCTTTTGTGGCAAGGTAACattgagatgatgatgatgatatcagaTACATACTGTGTAAATTGCATACTAGTACTTCAGCTTAAAAGCTTACCCTGATAAAGCAATCATGGAAATGCATTCGTAGCAGAGGA is part of the Populus trichocarpa isolate Nisqually-1 chromosome 7, P.trichocarpa_v4.1, whole genome shotgun sequence genome and encodes:
- the LOC127905566 gene encoding peroxidase 56-like; the protein is MAIQKLFAVCFLQLVFAFLLAGLTNAGGLQLGFYQRACPDAELIVHQTLYRYVSRDRTLAAPLLRMHFHDCFIRGCEGSVLLSSTKNNQAEKDAIPNKTLRGFNVIDAVKSALEKKCPGVVSCADILALVARDAVLMIGGPRWDVPTGRRDGRVSIANEALFNLPSPFANITVLKQQFAATGLSVKDLAVLSGGHTIGIGHCTIISNRLYNFTGKGDTDPSLDPRYAAQLKNKCKPGNSNTVVEMDPGSFKSFDEDYYNIVAKRRGLFRSDAALLDDAETRGYVKFQSMTQGSTFAQDFAESMVKMGYIGVLTGEQGEIRKHCAVVN
- the LOC18108883 gene encoding peroxidase 56-like, with amino-acid sequence MAIQKLFAVCFLQLVFAFLLAGLTNAGGLQLGFYQRACPDAELIVHQTLYRYVSRDRTLAAPLLRMHFHDCFIRGCEGSVLLSSTKNNQAEKDAIPNKTLRGFNVIDAVKSALEKKCPGVVSCADILALVARDAVLMIGGPRWDVPTGRRDGRVSIANEALFNLPSPFANITVLKQQFAATGLSVKDLAVLSGGHTIGIGHCTIISNRLYNFTGKGDTDPSLDPRYAAQLKNKCKPGNSNTVVEMDPGSFKSFDEDYYNIVAKRRGLFRSDAALLDDAETRGYVKFQSMTQGSTFAQDFAESMVKMGYIGVLTGEQGEIRKHCAVVN